In Melitaea cinxia chromosome Z, ilMelCinx1.1, whole genome shotgun sequence, a single window of DNA contains:
- the LOC123668789 gene encoding uncharacterized protein LOC123668789 yields MNGTHLLRLASSLGESDSRTHLLTLRLITLVIVVALLTLHVKSMKVFRWEQSVSGGLLVTYAIAVLGLALCAGANHCGSRSLQSYLAGMGAFFMTINGAVIWQRWTKAGELTLVVAELLSSLGIRLKRQVIAKVVLSAAAAVALLIDLIATPFLLPK; encoded by the exons atgaatggAACTCATCTTTTGAGATTAGCAAGTAGCTTGGGAGAAAGTGATTCACGCACACATTTATTGACTCTAAGGTTGATAACGCTTGTTATCGTAGTAGCTTTGTTAACTTTGCACGTAAAATCTATGAAGGTTTTCCGCTGGGAGCAATCGGTAAGCGGTGGCTTACTCGTGACTTATGCCATTGCGGTTCTTGGTCTTGCGTTATGTGCTGGTGCTAACCATTGCGGTAGTCGATCTTTACAG TCGTATTTGGCCGGTATGGGTGCTTTCTTTATGACCATAAATGGTGCAGTGATTTGGCAGAGATGGACAAAAGCGGGGGAGTTGACGCTGGTCGTAGCTGAACTGCTGTCGTCGCTGGGTATACGGCTGAAGCGACAAGTTATTGCTAAAGTTGTTTTAAGTGCTGCAGCTGCTGTCGCGCTTTTAATCGACCTTATCGCAACACCCTTTCTGTTACCGAAATAG